One window of Triticum dicoccoides isolate Atlit2015 ecotype Zavitan chromosome 5A, WEW_v2.0, whole genome shotgun sequence genomic DNA carries:
- the LOC119296811 gene encoding alpha-galactosidase-like yields the protein MARASSLSQLLVLLVAAVAGARVPSDAATNTTFGELRVRHALLGRKPQMGWNSWNHFYCGISEEVIRETADALINTGLAKLGYKYVNIDDCWAELNRDYQGNLVPNKRTFPSGIKALADYVHAKELKLGIYSDAGTQTCIKQMPGSLDHEEQDVRTFASWGVDYLKYDNCNDAGRSVRERYTRISNAMKKYGKNIFFSICEWGIENPATWARGMGGNSWRTTADIADNWDSMTSRADQNDRWASYAGPGGWNDPDMLEVGNGGMSEAEYRSHFSIWALAKAPLLIGCDVRSMSPQTKNIISNWEVVAVNQDRLGVQGKKVQSDAGLEVWAGPLSGNRKAVVLWNRQGYQATITAHWSNVGLPASASVTARDLWAHSSFSAQGQLSASVAPHDCKMYILTPK from the exons ATGGCGCGTGCCTCGAGCCTGTCGCAGCTGCTTGTGCTGCTGGTTGCGGCAGTGGCAGGAGCCAGGGTGCCCTCGGATGCGGCCACGAACACAACGTTTGGCGAGCTCCGCGTACGGCACGCGCTCCTCGGCAGAAAGCCGCAGATGGG GTGGAACAGCTGGAACCACTTCTACTGTGGGATCAGCGAGGAAGTCATCAGGGAGACAG CTGATGCATTGATCAACACTGGCCTCGCGAAATTGGGCTACAAATATGTTAACATCG ATGATTGCTGGGCAGAATTGAACAGGGATTACCAG GGTAACCTGGTTCCAAATAAAAGAACATTCCCCTCTGGCATCAAGGCGCTTGCAGATTATGTGCACGCCAAAGAGTTGAAGCTCGGCATCTACAGTGATGCTGG GACACAAACATGTATTAAACAAATGCCAGGATCGCTCGATCACGAAGAGCAAGATGTGAGGACGTTCGCGTCTTGG GGAGTTGATTATCTGAAGTACGACAACTGCAACGATGCTGGGAGGAGCGTCAGGGAAAG ATACACTAGGATAAGCAACGCCATGAAGAAATACGGGAAGAACATCTTCTTCTCAATCTGTGAGTG GGGAATCGAAAACCCTGCTACATGGGCACGTGGCATGGGTGGTAATAGCTGGAGGACAACCGCGGACATTGCTGACAACTGGGACAG CATGACATCACGCGCGGACCAGAATGACAGATGGGCCTCCTATGCCGGACCTGGCGGATGGAATG ATCCTGATATGCTTGAAGTTGGAAATGGTGGGATGTCCGAAGCTGAGTACCGCTCGCACTTCAGCATCTGGGCACTTGCCAAG gctcctcttctgatcgggtGCGACGTGCGCTCGATGAGCCCGCAGACAAAGAACATAATCAGCAATTGGGAGGTCGTCGCTGTCAACCAAG ATAGACTAGGCGTGCAGGGAAAgaaagtgcaatccgatgctggttTGGAG GTTTGGGCCGGACCGCTCAGCGGCAACAGAAAGGCCGTGGTTCTATGGAATAGGCAGGGGTACCAAGCAACCATCACCGCACACTGGTCAAACGTCGGGCTTCCAGCATCTGCGTCCGTCACCGCTCGCGATCTATGGGCG CACTCGTCATTCTCTGCTCAGGGGCAGCTATCTGCATCAGTGGCGCCTCATGACTGCAAGATGTACATCCTAACACCCAAGTAA